In one Curtobacterium citreum genomic region, the following are encoded:
- a CDS encoding ABC transporter permease gives MIRRLVARPTGVFAVVVLGLLVVLAAVSLVWTPQDPFRTDPFRQWSGPSAAHWFGTDASGRDIASYLLAGTRTTVLVAVGSGVIASVVGIVLTAVGSLTARWVREGTAVLLDILVAFPTLLTAMLLTAVFGGSLGVVVVSVGLSFGVTIARVARGEIRRIARSDYVVAARASGVGPLGVLTRHLVPNATPLFTVQLSLAMATAVLAEAGLSYLGYGAGSDTASWGSMLADLQTYVGVHPWSAAWPGAAIALVVAALSLLGDAVRDATDPRLTTGDRASDPTTTSPTTPGVTA, from the coding sequence GTGATCCGCCGACTCGTCGCCCGGCCGACCGGGGTGTTCGCCGTCGTGGTCCTCGGCCTGCTCGTGGTCCTGGCCGCCGTGTCCCTCGTGTGGACGCCGCAGGACCCCTTCCGCACCGACCCGTTCCGGCAGTGGTCCGGGCCGAGCGCCGCGCACTGGTTCGGCACCGACGCCTCCGGACGGGACATCGCGAGCTACCTCCTCGCGGGCACGCGGACGACGGTGCTCGTCGCGGTGGGGTCCGGGGTCATCGCGAGCGTCGTCGGCATCGTGCTCACGGCGGTCGGCTCGCTCACCGCCCGGTGGGTGCGCGAGGGCACGGCCGTCCTGCTCGACATCCTCGTGGCGTTCCCCACGCTGTTGACGGCGATGCTGCTCACCGCGGTGTTCGGCGGTTCGCTCGGCGTCGTGGTCGTGAGCGTCGGCCTGTCCTTCGGCGTGACGATCGCCCGCGTGGCCCGCGGCGAGATCCGCCGGATCGCGCGCAGCGACTACGTCGTCGCGGCACGGGCGTCCGGCGTGGGACCGCTCGGGGTGCTCACCCGTCACCTCGTGCCGAACGCGACGCCGCTGTTCACCGTGCAGCTCTCGCTCGCGATGGCGACCGCGGTCCTGGCCGAGGCCGGGTTGTCGTACCTGGGCTACGGCGCCGGCTCGGACACCGCGTCGTGGGGCAGCATGCTCGCCGACCTGCAGACCTACGTGGGCGTCCACCCGTGGAGCGCCGCGTGGCCGGGAGCCGCGATCGCCCTCGTGGTCGCCGCGCTCTCGCTGCTCGGCGACGCGGTGCGGGACGCGACCGACCCGCGGCTGACGACGGGCGACCGGGCGTCCGACCCGACCACGACCTCGCCGACGACCCCGGGGGTGACCGCGTGA
- a CDS encoding ABC transporter ATP-binding protein, with protein sequence MTDAHDRVTHAHDRVTDAHERGPDPRAGLEVSGLSVRIAGRTVLDRVSFTVPPGRRVGVIGASGSGKSMTSLALMGLEPTGALVTGSIRLDGRELVGLPDRERAKHRGADLGMVFQEPGTALDPLRRVGAQVAEPLRLHRGLDRRAARTAAVALADAVGLPDPASLLRQYPHQLSGGQRQRICIAMAMAGSPAYLIADEPTTALDVTTEARILELFERLSSARGTGMLFVTHDLAVLARIADTAVVLHEGRVVEQGPVRTLLGAPQHPATTALVEAARATARRTP encoded by the coding sequence GTGACGGACGCACACGACCGCGTGACGCACGCACACGACCGCGTGACGGACGCACACGAGCGCGGGCCGGACCCGCGCGCCGGACTCGAGGTCTCGGGTCTCTCGGTGCGCATCGCGGGGCGGACGGTCCTGGACCGTGTGTCGTTCACCGTGCCTCCCGGCCGTCGCGTCGGCGTGATCGGCGCGTCCGGATCCGGCAAGTCGATGACCTCGCTCGCCCTGATGGGGTTGGAGCCCACCGGTGCGCTCGTGACCGGCAGCATCCGCCTGGACGGGCGGGAGCTCGTCGGCCTGCCCGACCGCGAGCGGGCGAAGCACCGCGGCGCGGACCTGGGCATGGTGTTCCAGGAACCGGGCACGGCGCTCGACCCGCTCCGACGGGTCGGCGCGCAGGTCGCGGAGCCCCTCCGGCTGCACCGCGGCCTGGACCGTCGTGCCGCACGGACCGCCGCCGTCGCACTGGCCGACGCGGTGGGTCTGCCGGACCCGGCGTCGCTCCTGCGGCAGTACCCGCACCAGCTGTCCGGCGGGCAGCGGCAGCGGATCTGCATCGCGATGGCGATGGCCGGGTCGCCCGCCTACCTGATCGCCGACGAGCCGACCACGGCGCTCGACGTCACGACCGAGGCCCGGATCCTCGAGCTGTTCGAGCGGCTGTCCTCGGCACGCGGCACCGGGATGCTGTTCGTGACGCACGACCTCGCCGTGCTCGCGCGCATCGCCGACACCGCCGTCGTGCTGCACGAGGGGCGCGTCGTCGAGCAGGGGCCGGTCCGCACCCTGCTCGGGGCACCGCAGCACCCCGCCACGACCGCACTCGTCGAGGCCGCCCGCGCCACCGCCAGGAGGACCCCGTGA
- a CDS encoding ABC transporter ATP-binding protein, with product MTTPSAAPQPDALPVLAGTGLHRTYRLPRRGPFEPGPVRTAVDGIDLTVAPGARLGIVGESGSGKSTLVRLLAGLEAPSAGTVTASGRPVVASASAAAMRWFRRETGVVFQDPYASLDPRMRVGTIIAEPLRALRIPGDHRELVRRVLERVDLPVDAVDRYPHEFSGGQRQRIAIARAVVHEPRILFGDEPMSALDVVVRARVIDLFRSLADDLGLTLVLVSHDIGVVQRLCDTVAVLSEGRIVEHGPVALLDDPQHDVTRALVAAAPTLP from the coding sequence GTGACCACGCCCTCCGCAGCGCCGCAGCCGGACGCCCTGCCCGTCCTGGCCGGGACCGGGCTGCACCGCACGTACCGGCTCCCCCGCCGTGGGCCGTTCGAGCCCGGCCCGGTCCGCACCGCCGTCGACGGGATCGACCTGACGGTCGCTCCCGGCGCCCGGCTCGGGATCGTCGGCGAGTCCGGGTCCGGCAAGTCCACCCTGGTGCGGCTGCTCGCCGGCCTGGAGGCGCCTTCCGCCGGCACCGTGACCGCCTCCGGTCGTCCCGTGGTCGCGTCCGCCTCCGCTGCCGCGATGCGGTGGTTCCGTCGCGAGACGGGCGTCGTGTTCCAGGACCCCTATGCGTCGCTCGACCCGCGGATGCGCGTGGGCACGATCATCGCCGAGCCGCTCCGGGCACTGCGGATCCCCGGCGACCACCGAGAGCTGGTGCGGCGGGTCCTCGAGCGGGTCGACCTGCCGGTGGACGCCGTGGACCGGTACCCGCACGAGTTCTCCGGCGGGCAGCGGCAGCGGATCGCGATCGCCCGGGCGGTGGTGCACGAGCCGCGGATCCTGTTCGGGGACGAGCCGATGAGCGCCCTCGACGTGGTGGTCCGCGCGCGCGTGATCGACCTGTTCCGCTCGCTCGCGGACGACCTCGGGTTGACGCTCGTCCTCGTGTCGCACGACATCGGCGTGGTGCAGCGGCTGTGCGACACCGTGGCGGTGCTGTCCGAGGGGCGGATCGTCGAGCACGGCCCGGTCGCGCTGCTGGACGACCCCCAGCACGACGTCACGCGGGCGCTGGTCGCGGCGGCGCCGACGCTGCCGTAG